The Alnus glutinosa chromosome 3, dhAlnGlut1.1, whole genome shotgun sequence nucleotide sequence CAAAGTGACAATGGTGGTGAATTCAAACCTCTTCAAACTTCTCTAAATTCTATGGGAGTTTCCTACCGTCTCAGCTGCCCCTACACCCATCATCAAATGGGCTCTGTGGAACGCAAACATCGACACATTGTTTAGACTGGACTCTCACTCCTCGCCACTGCAGCTGTTCCTTTTTCCCTATGGGACTCAGCCTTTGAAACTGCCACCTATCTCATTAACAGGCTTCCATCCAAAGTCACACATCACAAATCTCCCTATGAATGCCTGTTCAACATATCACCCGAttataaatttctcaaaatatttggaTGTGAATGTTGGCCCTTCCTTCGTCCTTATAATTCCAACAAACTTGCTTTTCGATCCACCTCATGTGTCTTCATTGGTTATAGTAAAAATCACCTAGGGTACAAATGTCTTCATATTCCCTCTGGTAAAGTCTATATTGCTCGCCATGTGTTCAATGAAAGTAATTTtcccttcaaaattttcactccTATCATCTCCTCCTCACCTCCACTTGAGCCTCCAATTGTGTCTGTTCCTTTGATTCCTCCATCACCTCTTCCTGCTTCACAACATCATAATGAAGCTCCTCACAATCATTCCTTAGAGTTGTCTCCAAATACCTCAAATTCCCCAAATATTGACAATATTCAAGCTCTAATACCCTTAAACTCTCCCATTGATTCCGAGCCATCACATCCTCCCCATGTTCATGCCATGACCACAAGatctcaaaataatattttcaaacCTTCGATCCTTACGGATGGTCGAATCGAGTATCCCACTCCTAAGGCCCTCACGGCCTCCCTAGCACTACATGAAGTTGAACCTACTTGCTTCACTCAAGCAAGTAAACATGCAGAATGGCGTACCGCAATGAATGAGGAATTTGATGCTCTCCTTAAGAATGGAACTTGGTCCCTTGTCTCCCCTTCCCCAAACATGAATATAGTTGGCTGCAAATGGATgttcaaaattaaaagaaaggcaAATTGGACAATTGAAAGGTACAAGGCACGTCTCGTGGCAAAGGGTTTTCATCAACAACCTGGAATTGATTTTGCTGAAACATATAGCCCTGTAGTTAAACCTATAACTATTAGAACTGTATTAGCACTTGCTGTCTCTGCAGGTTGGGCAATACATCAAGTTGATGTTAGCAATGCGTTCCTACATGGTCTTCTTCAAGAAACTGTTTATATGGCTCAGCCACCCGGTTTTCAGCATCCATCTTATCCCACGGCAGTTTGCAAGCTACACAAGGCcttatatggcttaaaacaagcccCACGTGCATGGTTTTCGCGCCTCAGTGCTAAACTTCTTGAACTCAAATTCCAAAGCTCCAAGGCTGACTCTTCATTGTTCACTTACAAAGCAACTGGTGTTATCATCTTTGTGCTTATCTATGTAGACGATATCATTATCACCAGTTCCAACACAGCAGCTATTTCTCAACTTATAAGTGCTCTACACTCCTCTTTTGCTCTCAAAGACCTTGGACCTCTACATTACTTCTTGGGAGTTGAAGCTACTTGGCATAATGATGGTTTACATCTTTCTCAACAGCGCTACATTCATGATATTCTCACCAAGACAAATATGCTTCTTGTCAAGCCTGTCTCTACTCCAATGTCCACCTCTACAACTCTTAGTCGATTTGATGGTTCGACAATTACGGATACTACTCTATACCGCAGCACAGTCGGCTCTCTTCAGTATTTATCTCTTACTCGACCTGATATTGCTTTTGCGGTCAACAAAGTCTCACAATTCATGCAAGATCCAAGGGATTCTCACTGGTCTGCAGTCAAACGCATCCTGCGCTATTTGAAGTCTACAATTGATCATACCTTTTGCATTCACAAGAATTCTTCACGGCAGCTCACAGCCTACTCGGACTCTGACTGGGCTGGCTGTCCGGATGATCGACGTTCCACTTCTGGTTATTGTGTTCTTCTCAGCAAAAACATCCTCTCATGGAGTTCAAAGAAGCAGCCAACAGTATCTCGCTCAAGCACTGAATCCGAATATAAAGCCCTTACTAATGCTTCAGCTGAGATAACATGGATTTAGACTCTTCTTGGTGATCTTGGTGTACAATCTTCCCGACCACcagttttgtattgtaataacATTGGAGCTACATATCTCACGTCAAATCCTATCTATCATGCTCGCACTAAGCATATAGAAATTGACTATCATTTTGTACGGGACATGGTTGCCTCCCAAGCTCTTAATGTTCAGTTTATCTCCGGCAAAGACCAGCTTGCCGACATTCTCACAAAGCCCTTGGCTGCAGCCCGATTCCTCATTCTCAAGACCAACCTCAACGTTCGGCTGCCTACAAcgttgagtttgagggggcgtattaGCACAAACAACTCTTTAACTGAGGACTCTTCTAAAGATGTAGACTTAGTTTGTGATTCTAAAGATATAGAGTTAGATAAGAGTTAGATCTCTTCTATCTAGAGTTAGTTTGtgatagagatagagatagataTAAGTTAGATCTCTTCTATCTTATCAGAAGAGTGATGTGTTTAAATTATACTACTTTAGTCTCTAGAGTACACGACTGTGTGGTACAGTCCTAGTTGATGTATACTTGTATTCTCTCAgattgttctatatatattcaagctaCTGCACTACAGAAAGGTAGGCAGCATTatacaaaatattcttaaattttataagtaaagCATTTGTAAGTTGACGAGAATCATGATATCAAAAGTTAGTATCTGTAATTTTTATCGCCATTAgaagcaagtttttttttttctcactcaTGTCATCCATAAGGTGCTCAATTTGTTAAAGAGTTGCAGCCTGTCCTCAATATTCCTCTCCTGATGGTAGTCTGAGCAACTGCGTACTGTTGTAGTGCTCCTTTTCTCCCATATATAGCAGAATTCTTATGGGTGTTTGCTTTAACTCCTTGTACTGGATACCATTCTGAAAGGTGATAAATTTGCAGATTGCAGTCAAAAGGTTGAAGGCTTGGAGCAACAAAGCAGATATGGAATTTGCTGTTGAGGTTGAGATACTGGCACGAGTACAGCATAAGAATCTGCTAACTTTACGTGGCTATTGCGCTGAGGGGCAAGAGCGTTTGATCGTGTATGACTACATGCAAAATTTAAGCTTGCTATCTCATCTTCATGGGCAGCACTCAGCAGAATGCCTTCTTGATTGGGACCGAAGGATGAGTATTGCTGTTGGAGCTGCTGATGGAATCGCGTAAGTACTGAACCCAACTTTCCTGTTCATCTTTTGTTGCAGCACATACATAACCTCCTAATTTGTTTGATTCAGCTATCTCCACCACTACTCCACCCCTCATATAATCCATAGAGACATTAAAGCAAGCAATGTGTTACTAGATTCAGAATTTAAGGCTCAGGTTGCTGATTTTGGATTTGCAAAATTAATCCCTGATGGTGTAACACATGTGACTACGAGAGTTAAGGGTACCCTTGGCTACCTTGCACCTGAATATGCTATGTTAGGGAAAGCAAATGAGAGTTGTGATGTTTACAGCTTTGGGATACTTCTGATAGAGATTGCTAGTGGCAGGAAACCCATTGAAAAACTGAGTTCAACAATGAAACGCTCAATTACTGATTGGGCGCTGCCATTGGTTTGTGAGAGAAAGTACGATGAGGTAGCAGATCCAAAGCTTAATGGTAAGTATGTAGAGGAAGAGCTGAAAAGAGTTGTCTTGGTTGCTCTCATATGTGCTAACAGTCGACCCGAGAAAAGACCCACGATGCTTGAGGTGGTGGAGCTTCTGAAGGGAGATTCGAAAGTAAAATTAGCTGAACTGGAAAATAATGAACTGTTCAAGGCCCCTCAAGCTGCAGATTATAATGATGGGGCATCAGCTGCGGAAGACAGCTTAGACTTCATCTCAGAGGAGAAGGATTCAAAACCGGAATTGAAAGAGGAGATCTGAGACTACTAACTGCAGTATAGATTCAATGTGAAATATGTATTTAGTTACAATATTTGGGTTTATCTGGGCTAGGTGTCACTGGCCGTTCTTTTTATTAGTATTGGCTACTGGCTACTGTCAAGAAAGCTTGGTTTTGTGCGTGCTGTGAGATTTATTGTGCGTTGCTTATCAACTTTTGTTccttctcatttttttctttgttcttttttaattttctggaAGAATGACATGAAaagtgtgaattttttttttcggatgGTGCTCAGATCTTTGGCTCCATCTATCTTTCtaatatgtattcttttgtaaaCACAAATGTACCATAATTGCCATTATCATGTTGACTTTTGGTAAACTATTGCTGCATACAGTATTTACATTATTCTTCAGAAAACGTGCTTTGaataaacccaaaaaataaaataaaattcaagatAGTGGAAGTTAACAAAGAGGGGTACTCACTAACTGTGGCAACACAGGGCAAAGAAACAAAATGCTCACACGTTGTTACTCGAGTTGTGGCGGAATTAGGGATTCGAGGCTTTAGCTTCAATATAAATGTATACACTTAAAACTAGCAAGAATCGTATATATATGTACAAAGACTAGTAAAATACAACCGCTACAAAAAGCTGGCAACCACAATTTGGGTATAGAAATAACTCAAGATACACATgatttttacaacaaaaaaaaggtgGGAGTCCTGCCAAGTTAAAGATTATCAGTACATGCACTTTCGCATTGTATGTAACCCACCCTCTCATCTAGAAAGATAACCGCTGATCTCAAAAATTCTAAGTGAAGGTATCTTCGCGATCTCCTTCAGCAATAGTCTCTCCCTCCT carries:
- the LOC133862244 gene encoding PTI1-like tyrosine-protein kinase At3g15890 — protein: MDFCSMFVCWKGSDRKERGKKEQRWRVFSLKELHAATNNFNYDNKLGEGGFGSVYWGQLWDGSQIAVKRLKAWSNKADMEFAVEVEILARVQHKNLLTLRGYCAEGQERLIVYDYMQNLSLLSHLHGQHSAECLLDWDRRMSIAVGAADGIAYLHHYSTPHIIHRDIKASNVLLDSEFKAQVADFGFAKLIPDGVTHVTTRVKGTLGYLAPEYAMLGKANESCDVYSFGILLIEIASGRKPIEKLSSTMKRSITDWALPLVCERKYDEVADPKLNGKYVEEELKRVVLVALICANSRPEKRPTMLEVVELLKGDSKVKLAELENNELFKAPQAADYNDGASAAEDSLDFISEEKDSKPELKEEI